AACATCTTTGGCGGCATCAGTTGTTCCTGTTTTCCCTGCCACTGGACGACCAAGTTGCGCTCTAGTTCCAGTTCCAGAACTTACTGCCTCTTGTAGAACATTATTCACAGACGCAGTCGCCCACTCATCTAAAACCAATTCAGGTTCAGGTCGATTATCTAACAGCACATTTCCCTCACTATCAGTCACACGCACAATAAAAGTCGGATCCGAATGCCAACCATTATTAGCCAGGGTTGCATAAGCCCCTGCCATTTCTAGTGGCGTGACCCCAATTGAACCAAGGGGAAGGGAAGTCACTGGTTGTAACGGGCTTCTAATCCCTAAATCTTGAGCAACAGAAATAACATTATCTAACCCTACCTCTTGACCGAGTTTAACGGCTGGAATATTTCGAGATTGAGTCAGAGATCGTCGCAGGCTCATTGTCCCCTCAAATCCCCCGCCGTAATTGCGAGGACGATAAACCCCTGAACCATCGCGATAACTAACAGGACTGTCATCGATGGACGACTCTGGAGTATAGCGACCACTGGCAAAAGCACTATAGTAAACGAAGGGCTTAAATGCTGAACCGGGCTGACGACGAGATTGTAAGGCGCGATTAAATTGACTCTGATCATAATCGACACTTCCCACCATAGCTTTTACAAAGTGGGTACGAGGATCAACCGCAACAATGGAAACTTGATCGGCTCTTAACCCCCGATTAACTAAATTTTGATGCGCTTCTTTGACAGTTTCCTCTGCCATTTGCTGGAAAAAGAGATCAATGCTGGTTTGTACCCGTAATCCTCCTTCTAAAAGGGCTTCTTCTCCAAATTTTTCTCTTAACTCGGCTTTAACTGCCTCTGTAACCGCAGGTAATTGACTTTGTTCCCAAGAGGTGGGCTTTCCAACTAAGAGAGGCTCATTATAAACATCCTCAGCAATTTGGGGGGTAATCCAGCCCAACTCTTCCATACGACTGAGAACGGAGCGTTGTCGGCGCTTGGTTTCAGAGTAATTGGCAAAAGGACTATATTGTTCTGGGGCTTGAATTAACCCTGCCATCATCGTGGCTTCAGCTAAGTTCAATTCTGAGGCAGATTTCTGGAAATAACTTTCGGCAGCGGTTTCTACCCCATAGTTATTATGTCCCCAATAAATTGTATTGAGGTACATTTCTAAAATTTCGTCCTTACTAAAAACCTGTTCTAATCGAACGGCTAATACGGCTTCAGCAAGTTTACGACTAAAGGTACGATCAGGAGAGAGAAACACATTTTTCACTAACTGCATAGTAATTGTGGATCCTCCCTCTGTGATGTGTCCACTTTGCAAATTTGCCACCAGCGCCCGAGCCACACTTTGGGGGTTAACCCCTTGATGTTCATAAAAATGGCTATCTTCGATGGCAAGAACCGCTTGCTTTAATTCAGGGGAAACTTCATCAAGTTCCACCACTTCGCGATTGGCTTCACCATGGAGTCGCGTTAAGAGGCGACCTTTGATATCGTAAATATAGCTGGTTTCTGTGGGAGAATAATTTTGTAGAAGTCTAACATCAGGCAAATTGCGAAAACTTAGGGCAATCCCGACTAATCCCCCTGTTACTACTGAACCAGCAAGAACGCTTACGCCAATAACCGTTAAGGTAGCAAATTTCCCAACGCCTTGGACAAATTGGAGGGTTTCTTGCTTCAGGGATGGGGATTGGCTTTGGTCTTGCCGAATAGTTGGATTCGACACGGTTTTTATTTCCTCTCACTTGCAGTGAACATTCGTAACTTTTTTTGATTTTGACATTAAGGTTACGATTTTGGCTACAATTTTCGCGAAAATTACGCAAATTTTTGAGCCAAGCCTTATAAACTTAAAGATTTACAGGTGAGTAGATTTGCAATTATGAATGATGTAAAAGGTTACTGGAATAATGGAAGCAAAAATTAAAACAATTCCCCTCGCTCGGCTTTCTTCAGGGGATGACCTCACATTACAAGTATATCAATTTTTCGGAAACCCATCGGGAAAAAAGGTTTATATTCAAGCTAATTTACATGGGGCGGAAATTGTTGGCAATGTTGTCATTAGACAATTAATGAGTTGGCTACAGTCTTTAGATAGAGGGCAATTATGGGGAGAGGTTTGGTTGCTGCCAGCTTGTAACCCCTTAGGAATGAATCAGCGATCGCATTTTTTCAGCTCTGGTCGCTATAATCCCTATGATGGTAAAGATTGGAATCGCATTTTTGGGGTGGAGGAAGATGGGGAGCGCGCTACTTTTGCCCAAAAATACCTCAATAGCTCCCAAGATACCATTTATCACGCTTATTTAGACCACCTTAAATCTCAGCTAAACAACGCCCAATCATTTCAAACTTCTGGTACTTCCTATGGGGTAAAATATGGCAATCTCTTACAAAGTTTATGCTTAGATGCTGATATTGTCATTGATCTCCATAGTTCTAGCAATGAAGGGATCAACTATTTATTCACCTTTCCCAAGCAAGATGAGAGTGCGAAGG
This window of the Euhalothece natronophila Z-M001 genome carries:
- a CDS encoding succinylglutamate desuccinylase/aspartoacylase family protein is translated as MEAKIKTIPLARLSSGDDLTLQVYQFFGNPSGKKVYIQANLHGAEIVGNVVIRQLMSWLQSLDRGQLWGEVWLLPACNPLGMNQRSHFFSSGRYNPYDGKDWNRIFGVEEDGERATFAQKYLNSSQDTIYHAYLDHLKSQLNNAQSFQTSGTSYGVKYGNLLQSLCLDADIVIDLHSSSNEGINYLFTFPKQDESAKAFLLDVGLVVQQPGGYTFDEAFLKPWLSLEETFAQLGRSLNFNLESWTLELGGGMTANPQSVEKGVTGIKNYLAQKGVVNVSDFPLPETKDHHIYLADKSQLKKYYATTGGIIETYPPLRTPVKAGASLYQILEMNKKEHSPQLMTVTAEESGFIFDVGKNQAVNEGEYVLSVLETGDNYDA
- a CDS encoding transglycosylase domain-containing protein → MSNPTIRQDQSQSPSLKQETLQFVQGVGKFATLTVIGVSVLAGSVVTGGLVGIALSFRNLPDVRLLQNYSPTETSYIYDIKGRLLTRLHGEANREVVELDEVSPELKQAVLAIEDSHFYEHQGVNPQSVARALVANLQSGHITEGGSTITMQLVKNVFLSPDRTFSRKLAEAVLAVRLEQVFSKDEILEMYLNTIYWGHNNYGVETAAESYFQKSASELNLAEATMMAGLIQAPEQYSPFANYSETKRRQRSVLSRMEELGWITPQIAEDVYNEPLLVGKPTSWEQSQLPAVTEAVKAELREKFGEEALLEGGLRVQTSIDLFFQQMAEETVKEAHQNLVNRGLRADQVSIVAVDPRTHFVKAMVGSVDYDQSQFNRALQSRRQPGSAFKPFVYYSAFASGRYTPESSIDDSPVSYRDGSGVYRPRNYGGGFEGTMSLRRSLTQSRNIPAVKLGQEVGLDNVISVAQDLGIRSPLQPVTSLPLGSIGVTPLEMAGAYATLANNGWHSDPTFIVRVTDSEGNVLLDNRPEPELVLDEWATASVNNVLQEAVSSGTGTRAQLGRPVAGKTGTTDAAKDVWFVGYVPQMATAVWIGNDDNRPLTRGATGGEYAAPVWRQFMEKALENEPVQEFSHPSEYERPEPE